One window of Pelobates fuscus isolate aPelFus1 chromosome 9, aPelFus1.pri, whole genome shotgun sequence genomic DNA carries:
- the LOC134572470 gene encoding caveolin-2-like, with translation MIQDQYLIECPIDSENEPKFHQNPPNTTLYTEAPPKQDTRDPRGINKHLKVDFSDVLAEPNSFHSFDKVWTWSDILFESSKLWCYRIISLLCAVPVSLISGILFALLGCLHIWCAMPCIQLCNICMPPIRTLWASILDIFLAPLCASIGRCCSSIYLSIAKQQV, from the exons ATGATTCAAGACCAGTATCTGATAGAATGTCCGATAGATTCGGAAAATGAACCGAAATTTCATCAGAATCCTCCAAACACAACACTCTACACGGAAGCGCCACCGAAACAGGACACGCGGGATCCCCGTGGCATCAATAAGCACCTCAAG GTGGACTTTTCAGATGTTCTTGCAGAACCCAACTCGTTTCACAGCTTTGACAAGGTCTGGACATGGAGTGATATACTGTTCGAATCATCAAAACTCTGGTGCTATCGTATCATTTCGCTTCTGTGCGCTGTGCCAGTATCCCTGATTTCGGGCATCCTGTTTGCCCTCCTTGGGTGCCTTCACATATG GTGTGCGATGCCATGCATCCAATTGTGCAACATCTGCATGCCTCCTATTCGGACCCTGTGGGCAAGCATTCTGGACATTTTCCTGGCCCCGCTGTGTGCCAGTATCGGTCGTTGCTGCAGTTCTATTTACCTGAGTATTGCCAAACAGCAAGTATAG
- the LOC134573140 gene encoding caveolin-3-like: protein MAQIQQPEPAKDTKSQAENLTKEIDLVQRDPKHINQEVVQVEFEDVIAEPEGTHSFDGVWKVSNSTFTVTKYWCYRVLSAVLGLPLALLWGFLFACLSFCHIWAVMPCIKSYLIEVQCVGQFYAVCVRTFCDPIFEAAGKALSGIRVAMRKEI from the exons ATGGCCCAAATCCAGCAACCGGAGCCAGCGAAGGACACTAAATCCCAGGCAGAAAACTTAACCAAAGAAATTGATCTGGTGCAGAGGGACCCCAAACACATCAACCAGGAGGTGGTGCAG GTAGAGTTTGAGGATGTGATCGCTGAACCCGAAGGCACTCACAGCTTTGACGGGGTATGGAAAGTCAGCAATAGCACCTTTACAGTGACAAAATACTGGTGTTACCGTGTGCTTTCCGCAGTCCTTGGCCTTCCCCTAGCATTGCTATGGGGCTTCCTATTTGCTTGTTTATCATTCTGTCACATCTGGGCGGTAATGCCCTGTATCAAGAGCTATCTGATAGAGGTACAGTGTGTGGGCCAGTTCTACGCGGTTTGTGTCCGTACTTTCTGTGATCCTATATTTGAGGCTGCCGGAAAGGCACTAAGTGGAATACGTGTGGCAATGAGAAAGGAAAtctga